One genomic segment of Catalinimonas alkaloidigena includes these proteins:
- a CDS encoding RagB/SusD family nutrient uptake outer membrane protein produces MKKINKIRSILFFAACLLMGCEDGFDTGLDLQPTGAVSEDIFWNDESDARLAVNAIYNELDNTQMVIELDGITDIGFRSASNVPTFNDVRLGEIDPSNGTITNIWNRYYRGIRKANDAILNIGLLEDGDAEELARLEAEARFLRAYYYTQLTSLWGDVPLILEPLEINDQRPANDKAEIVDFIIEELDDIINANALPLSYSEGNIGRATHGAALTLKARVALRNDMYDMVVDATTAVMDLGIYALYPHYGELFQFSGQNSQEVIFDRQYAVGGSTYNAFGYSAASIGGGSAVEPMHGLFEKYEYNGPVNPDNPFENIDPRWDFTAYYTGEPIGNSTFNSWPSSNTPDRISSTEFSTIYGYNLKKWIDYETYAANPDIGSINMILMRYADVLLMYAEAKIELGDIDASVYDAINQIRQRPTVEMPAITPGKSQEELREIVRNERAVELAFEGLRIYDINRWQIGEVKAGLLQGMYYINESSGEWEILDLGVQANFEERDYLWPIPQSEMDINDVLEQNTGY; encoded by the coding sequence ATGAAAAAAATTAATAAGATCAGAAGTATATTATTCTTTGCTGCCTGCCTTCTTATGGGCTGTGAAGATGGTTTTGATACAGGTTTGGATTTACAACCCACCGGGGCAGTATCCGAAGATATTTTTTGGAATGACGAAAGTGATGCTCGATTGGCAGTCAATGCTATTTACAATGAGTTAGATAACACACAAATGGTGATTGAGCTTGACGGTATTACAGATATAGGATTCCGTTCTGCATCCAATGTTCCTACCTTCAATGATGTACGTTTGGGAGAAATAGATCCATCAAACGGTACCATCACTAATATCTGGAACAGATACTACAGAGGAATACGGAAAGCAAATGATGCCATTCTCAATATCGGCTTGCTCGAAGATGGTGATGCTGAGGAATTGGCAAGACTAGAGGCTGAGGCAAGGTTCCTTCGTGCCTATTACTATACTCAGCTCACCAGTCTGTGGGGTGATGTACCATTGATATTGGAACCCCTTGAGATAAACGACCAAAGGCCTGCCAATGATAAAGCGGAGATTGTGGACTTTATTATCGAGGAATTAGATGACATTATCAATGCTAATGCGCTTCCTTTGAGCTATTCAGAGGGTAACATCGGCAGAGCTACCCATGGTGCGGCACTAACTTTGAAAGCAAGAGTAGCCCTACGCAACGATATGTATGATATGGTAGTGGACGCTACAACAGCGGTAATGGATTTAGGCATTTATGCATTGTATCCCCACTATGGTGAGCTTTTTCAATTTTCAGGACAAAATTCTCAGGAAGTTATTTTTGACAGGCAGTATGCGGTAGGGGGCAGTACATATAATGCTTTTGGTTATTCAGCTGCGTCTATAGGTGGAGGTTCGGCGGTAGAACCTATGCACGGTTTGTTTGAGAAATATGAGTACAACGGACCAGTGAATCCTGATAACCCTTTTGAGAATATAGATCCACGCTGGGATTTTACGGCTTATTACACTGGAGAGCCTATTGGTAACTCAACTTTTAATTCCTGGCCAAGCAGTAACACACCTGATAGAATTTCCAGTACCGAATTTTCTACCATATATGGCTATAATCTGAAGAAATGGATTGATTATGAGACCTATGCTGCCAATCCGGATATTGGATCTATCAATATGATTCTGATGCGCTATGCTGATGTTCTTTTAATGTATGCCGAGGCAAAAATAGAATTAGGCGATATTGATGCATCTGTGTACGATGCCATCAACCAAATTCGTCAACGTCCTACAGTGGAAATGCCTGCCATTACGCCTGGGAAATCTCAGGAAGAGCTAAGAGAAATAGTACGAAATGAACGTGCTGTTGAATTAGCTTTTGAAGGGCTACGCATTTATGACATCAACCGCTGGCAAATTGGTGAAGTGAAAGCCGGACTTTTACAAGGAATGTATTATATCAATGAGAGTAGCGGAGAATGGGAAATTTTGGACCTAGGTGTTCAAGCAAATTTTGAAGAGAGAGATTATCTATGGCCTATTCCCCAATCTGAAATGGATATAAACGATGTATTAGAGCAAAATACCGGATATTAA
- a CDS encoding class I SAM-dependent methyltransferase, giving the protein MTDTWLKKWNDRYGKKEFAYGTKPNEFLKEQIQKLEPGKILFGAEGEGRNAVYAAKLGWIVSAFDISVEGKSKAQELAKENNVTIDYQVGQLPDLDYTNEQFDAIALIYAHFPPNLKSEYHKLLDKKLKKGGMVIIEAFGKAHLEYRDKNPKVGGPPDLDSLFSTEELKSDFEGYEILELVEKEVELSEGIYHRGKGSVTRFVGRKK; this is encoded by the coding sequence ATGACAGACACTTGGCTCAAAAAATGGAATGATAGGTATGGTAAAAAAGAATTTGCCTATGGAACCAAACCGAATGAATTTCTGAAAGAACAAATCCAAAAACTGGAACCTGGGAAAATTCTTTTTGGCGCAGAAGGTGAAGGTAGAAATGCTGTCTATGCCGCAAAACTGGGTTGGATTGTCTCTGCATTTGATATAAGCGTTGAAGGAAAAAGCAAGGCGCAGGAACTTGCAAAAGAAAATAATGTCACGATTGACTATCAAGTTGGACAATTACCTGATTTGGACTATACCAATGAGCAATTTGATGCAATAGCGCTTATATATGCTCATTTTCCGCCAAACTTAAAATCTGAATACCACAAACTACTTGATAAAAAGTTAAAAAAAGGAGGAATGGTAATCATTGAGGCATTCGGCAAAGCCCACCTTGAATATCGCGATAAGAATCCTAAAGTTGGAGGACCACCAGACCTGGATTCACTATTTTCAACCGAGGAATTGAAATCAGACTTTGAAGGTTATGAGATTCTTGAACTGGTGGAAAAAGAAGTTGAACTAAGCGAGGGGATTTACCACAGAGGAAAAGGTTCTGTCACAAGGTTTGTCGGACGAAAAAAATAA
- a CDS encoding GyrI-like domain-containing protein — MENKKENFRLIGLKLPHKTTNKNNQSSQDCGDLWQKFEKNKVYELIPEKLSNEIYAVYFDYEKDETMPFSYFIGCKVPDSAVIPAGLEVLTIPGQSYKKFVAKGKMTACITDTWKEIWNSNLRRKFSFDFEIYDERSQDWSDAEVDIYISTPEGNT; from the coding sequence ATGGAAAACAAAAAAGAAAATTTCAGACTGATTGGGCTAAAACTTCCTCACAAAACCACAAATAAAAATAACCAATCAAGCCAGGACTGTGGCGACTTATGGCAAAAGTTTGAAAAGAATAAAGTTTACGAGCTGATTCCAGAAAAATTATCCAATGAAATATATGCTGTTTATTTTGATTATGAAAAGGATGAAACCATGCCTTTTTCATATTTCATTGGATGCAAAGTGCCTGATAGTGCAGTCATTCCAGCAGGACTTGAGGTACTTACAATTCCAGGCCAAAGCTATAAAAAGTTTGTCGCTAAAGGCAAAATGACCGCTTGTATCACCGACACCTGGAAAGAAATTTGGAATTCAAACCTCAGGCGAAAATTTTCTTTTGACTTTGAAATCTATGATGAAAGAAGCCAGGATTGGAGTGATGCAGAAGTAGATATTTATATTTCTACCCCTGAGGGTAACACTTGA
- a CDS encoding SRPBCC domain-containing protein has protein sequence MNKAILFNFNVDKENNQIKVERSFNAPIDLVWAAWTEADILDQWWAPKPWVAQTKSMDFREDGHWLYAMVGPEKEKHWARVDYIKIIPEKYFSAYDSFCDAEGNPNSSLPRNKWENNFTDRIDETLVNVVLSFDTLEDLEKIIAMGFKEGFAAGLENLDQYIASQFYLRKQNKPNNKAKVSTYLNFPGKTEEAFHFYKSVFKTDFINGIQRFDDIPPASQQPPVAENVKKMVLHVELPILGGHILMGTDAPKEFGMSVNYGNNMHINLEPESRAEAERLFNELSKEGKIEMPIQDMFWGAYFGSFTDKYGINWMVNYQEGRTGQ, from the coding sequence ATGAACAAAGCAATTTTATTCAACTTTAATGTTGACAAGGAAAACAATCAAATCAAAGTTGAGCGTTCTTTCAACGCACCTATCGACTTGGTTTGGGCTGCCTGGACAGAAGCAGATATTCTCGACCAATGGTGGGCACCAAAACCCTGGGTTGCACAGACCAAATCTATGGATTTCAGAGAAGATGGACATTGGCTTTATGCAATGGTAGGGCCTGAAAAAGAAAAACATTGGGCAAGAGTGGACTACATAAAAATAATTCCCGAAAAATATTTTTCTGCCTATGATAGCTTTTGTGATGCCGAAGGCAACCCTAATTCCTCACTTCCACGTAACAAATGGGAAAATAATTTTACCGATAGAATTGATGAAACATTAGTTAATGTTGTACTCAGTTTTGACACCTTGGAAGACCTGGAAAAAATCATTGCAATGGGCTTCAAAGAAGGTTTTGCGGCAGGACTTGAAAACCTAGACCAATATATAGCTTCTCAGTTTTATCTTAGAAAACAGAACAAACCCAATAACAAAGCAAAGGTTTCAACCTATCTTAATTTCCCCGGCAAAACAGAAGAAGCGTTTCATTTTTACAAATCTGTCTTCAAAACCGATTTCATAAACGGTATTCAGCGATTTGATGATATTCCTCCAGCCTCGCAACAACCTCCAGTAGCAGAAAATGTCAAGAAGATGGTTTTGCACGTGGAACTCCCTATTCTTGGCGGACATATCTTGATGGGGACAGATGCTCCCAAAGAATTTGGGATGTCTGTAAACTACGGCAACAATATGCACATCAACCTTGAGCCCGAGTCAAGAGCAGAAGCTGAGCGTCTGTTTAATGAGCTCTCAAAAGAAGGAAAAATTGAAATGCCCATTCAGGATATGTTTTGGGGGGCTTACTTTGGGAGTTTTACCGATAAGTATGGCATCAATTGGATGGTTAACTATCAGGAAGGCAGAACGGGTCAATGA
- a CDS encoding ArsR/SmtB family transcription factor has protein sequence MKTRRDVFQAVADPTRRAIIMLLTVGTLTPNAIAEHFNTSRQAVSKHLQILSECEIVKQEQQGREIHYELNAEKMEEIEKWLEQFKQLLAQRFDQLDNVLEQLKLNRK, from the coding sequence ATGAAAACGAGACGTGATGTATTTCAAGCAGTAGCGGACCCCACAAGGCGGGCAATTATCATGCTGTTGACTGTAGGGACTTTGACGCCCAATGCCATTGCCGAGCATTTCAACACAAGCAGACAGGCGGTATCTAAGCATTTACAAATTCTTTCTGAATGCGAAATAGTGAAACAAGAACAACAGGGAAGGGAAATTCACTATGAATTAAACGCTGAAAAAATGGAGGAGATAGAAAAATGGCTGGAACAATTTAAGCAATTGCTTGCCCAACGATTTGACCAACTTGATAATGTATTGGAACAACTTAAATTAAACAGAAAATGA